In Pseudophryne corroboree isolate aPseCor3 chromosome 7, aPseCor3.hap2, whole genome shotgun sequence, a single window of DNA contains:
- the LOC134943600 gene encoding hemoglobin subunit alpha-5-like: MTFSAAERAAINAIWAKVEGHTDDIGAEALERLFLSYPQTKTYFSHFDLSHDSKDLHNHGGKILKAIGNAAHHLDDIDHALSTLSDLHAQKLRVDPGNFRLLSHSIQVTLAVHYPADFTAVAQAAWDKFLAAVSSTLVSKYR, encoded by the exons ATGACTTTCTCTGCAGCTGAAAGGGCCGCCATCAATGCCATCTGGGCAAAAGTAGAGGGCCATACTGATGATATTGGAGCAGAGGCCCTGGAAAG GCTGTTCCTGAGCTACCCTCAGACCAAAACCTACTTCAGCCATTTTGACCTGAGCCATGACTCCAAGGATCTCCATAACCACGGAGGAAAGATTCTGAAAGCCATTGGAAATGCTGCCCACCACCTGGATGACATTGACCATGCTCTGTCCACCCTCAGTGACCTTCATGCTCAGAAGCTTAGAGTTGACCCTGGCAACTTCAGA CTGCTGTCTCACTCCATCCAAGTGACCCTGGCTGTCCACTACCCTGCTGACTTCACTGCTGTTGCCCAAGCTGCCTGGGACAAGTTCCTCGCTGCTGTGTCCTCTACCCTGGTTTCCAAATACAGATAA